The following are from one region of the Sandaracinus amylolyticus genome:
- the rsmI gene encoding 16S rRNA (cytidine(1402)-2'-O)-methyltransferase produces the protein MSDPGTTRGKLSIVATPIGNLEDITLRALRVMREADVILAEDTRRTSVLCRHHGVGTPLRSFHAHTPAARIEALVEELRGGAKLALVSDAGTPLVSDPGAELVRACAEAGITVEAIPGPSAPIAALVASGLAAPSFEFVGFLPRGGGRRQRALAGIAKARGAVMLFEAPNRIGATLRDLAGVLGGTRQAAVCRELTKLHEEIARGSLDALAEKFAEGTLGEITLVVAAPDVAPEDEKEPVDDETVRAWLDDEGLGTREAADRLAEREGIPRKDAYKRVLGLAGR, from the coding sequence GTGAGCGACCCCGGAACGACGCGCGGAAAGCTCTCGATCGTCGCCACGCCGATCGGAAATCTCGAGGACATCACGCTGCGCGCGCTGCGCGTGATGCGCGAGGCCGACGTGATCCTCGCCGAGGACACGCGGCGCACGTCGGTGCTGTGTCGTCATCACGGTGTGGGCACGCCGCTGCGTTCGTTCCACGCGCACACGCCCGCCGCGCGCATCGAGGCGCTCGTCGAGGAGCTGCGAGGCGGTGCGAAGCTCGCGCTGGTGAGCGATGCGGGCACGCCGCTGGTGAGCGACCCCGGCGCCGAGCTGGTGCGCGCGTGCGCGGAGGCGGGGATCACGGTCGAGGCGATCCCGGGCCCGAGCGCGCCGATCGCGGCGCTCGTCGCGAGCGGTCTCGCCGCGCCGAGCTTCGAGTTCGTGGGGTTCCTGCCGCGCGGTGGAGGACGCCGACAGCGCGCCCTCGCGGGGATCGCGAAGGCGCGCGGTGCGGTGATGCTCTTCGAGGCGCCGAACCGCATCGGCGCGACGCTGCGCGATCTCGCGGGCGTGCTCGGCGGGACGCGTCAGGCCGCGGTGTGTCGCGAGCTGACGAAGCTGCACGAGGAGATCGCGCGCGGCTCGCTCGACGCGCTCGCGGAGAAATTCGCCGAGGGAACGCTGGGCGAGATCACGCTGGTCGTCGCCGCGCCCGACGTCGCGCCCGAGGACGAGAAGGAGCCCGTCGACGACGAGACCGTGCGCGCGTGGCTCGACGACGAAGGGCTCGGCACGCGCGAGGCCGCGGATCGCCTCGCCGAGCGCGAGGGCATTCCGCGCAAGGACGCCTACAAGCGCGTGCTCGGGCTCGCGGGGCGCTGA
- a CDS encoding RNA polymerase factor sigma-32, with the protein MARKTTKAKERSEEENESEVLAGEVVDEREEARDDDDEGSEAEQESRDDDEALEGDVVVEGEVVDDVDLAEPIPARAETGSALATQDPLQAYMRDVQRYSLLTPEQTHELAVKYVETGDVDAARKLVTSNLRLVVKIAYDYRRAYRNILDLIQEGNIGLMQAVKKYDPYRGVKLSSYAAWWIRAYILRFILNNWRLVKLGTTQAQRKLFFNLKKEKARLSAMGIDPTPEVVAKNLDVTTDDVVQMDRRLGAGELSLDAPIGHADGKPTSRIDTMAALDSPADELLASAELEDLLTGKIREFGQTLKGKEDVIFRERLMSDEPKTLQELGEQFGVSRERVRQIEKRLQGKIRAYLEQHVEASALPS; encoded by the coding sequence ATGGCCCGCAAGACAACGAAAGCGAAGGAGCGCTCCGAGGAGGAGAACGAGAGCGAAGTCCTCGCGGGCGAGGTGGTGGACGAGCGCGAGGAGGCTCGCGACGACGACGACGAGGGCTCGGAGGCCGAGCAGGAGTCGCGCGACGACGACGAGGCGCTCGAGGGCGACGTGGTCGTCGAGGGCGAGGTCGTCGACGACGTCGATCTCGCCGAGCCGATCCCGGCGCGCGCCGAGACCGGCTCCGCGCTCGCGACCCAGGACCCGCTCCAGGCGTACATGCGCGACGTGCAGCGATACTCGCTGCTCACGCCCGAGCAGACCCACGAGCTCGCGGTGAAGTACGTCGAGACCGGCGACGTCGACGCGGCACGCAAGCTGGTCACGTCGAACCTGCGGCTCGTCGTGAAGATCGCGTACGACTACCGGCGCGCGTACCGGAACATCCTGGATCTGATCCAGGAGGGGAACATCGGCCTGATGCAGGCCGTGAAGAAGTACGACCCCTACCGCGGCGTGAAGCTCTCGTCGTACGCGGCGTGGTGGATCCGCGCGTACATCCTGCGGTTCATCCTGAACAACTGGCGTCTCGTGAAGCTCGGGACGACGCAGGCGCAGCGCAAGCTCTTCTTCAACTTGAAGAAGGAGAAGGCGCGGCTGTCGGCGATGGGGATCGACCCCACGCCCGAGGTGGTCGCGAAGAACCTCGACGTCACGACCGACGACGTGGTGCAGATGGACCGGCGGCTCGGTGCGGGTGAGCTCTCGCTCGATGCGCCGATCGGCCACGCGGACGGCAAGCCCACGTCGCGGATCGACACGATGGCAGCGCTCGACTCGCCGGCGGACGAGCTGCTCGCGAGCGCGGAGCTGGAGGACCTTCTCACCGGGAAGATCCGGGAGTTCGGGCAGACGCTGAAGGGCAAGGAAGACGTGATCTTCCGAGAGCGCCTGATGAGCGACGAGCCCAAGACGCTGCAGGAGCTGGGCGAGCAGTTCGGCGTGAGCCGCGAGCGCGTGCGGCAGATCGAGAAGCGCCTCCAGGGGAAGATCCGGGCGTACCTCGAGCAGCACGTCGAAGCTTCGGCGCTCCCTTCATGA